attctgggtagaaagccacactctttgaccgacgacgtaacggggaggcttcgaccggtggcgatcggccttagccttggtgcgcgacctagcctggagcagagctctgcgagctctggtccaggtgcggtgacacctctggactagtgcgtgtgcggaggggaccgaaacctcggattccgtactgacaaaattaggtggttggtaccctaaactacacttaaatggagacatgcccgtagatgacactggcaaagaattgtgtgcgtactccacaattgagagttgctgacaccaggacgaaggattctTGGAAGctaaacatcgcaaaaccctttcgacatcctgattggctcgctcggtttgaccattgctctggggatggaacccggacgaaagactaacagtcgctcctaacaatttacagaattctcgccaaaatctggacacaaattggggacccctgtcagaaaccacgtctgtcagaaggccatgtatacggaagacgtggtcaatgacagctactgctgtttccttggctgatggtaatttgggcaagggaatgaaatgagtcgtcttcgagaaccggtccactacggttaaaatcaccgtattgcccttagagggcgggagggcggtaatgaaatctagcgagatgtgggaccagggtctcgaagggacagacagcagtaagagtaacccatctggaggtcgattggaagtcttaccaatagcgcaaaccgaacaagccaagacgaagtcgtggacgtcacgagccataccaggccaccaaaatcgttgcatgactagaaacctagttctactaacccctaggtgacaagcaacactggaacaatgaccccactggagaacgtctgaccgtaacccctccggcacaaacaatcggttcggtgggcaacgagccgggggcgttaccccttctaaggcagtcaaaaccttcgattcgacctcccatctgagcgcggagataatgatggtccccggtaaaatgggctcggaagtagcagtacgatcggaacgctcaaaaagacgggataaagcatcgggtttgatgtttttggaacccggccggtaagaaagtgtaaaatcgaaatgaccgaaaaacaatgcccaccgagcctgcctggagttaagtcttttggcggttctaatgtattcgagattcttatggtccgtccatataATGAagggtacacccgacccttcaagccagtgacgccattcttccagtgcaagtttgactgccaacaactctcgattaccaatgtcataattaacctccgcaggggataaacggtgagaataatacgcgcaaggatgaacctttccgtctgaggatgcgcgctgggacaacactgctcctacccccacctctgacgcgtcgacctccactatgaattgatgtgagcgatcaggggtgacgagaatgggagccgaaacaaagcagctcttcagtttggcaaacgcagcctcggctgcgtctgaccacctgaacgtcaatctaggggaggtcaaagcggtcagaggcgcggctagttgactgaaattgcgaatgaaacgccggtaaaaattggcgaaccccagaaatctctgcagggccttgcgagactctggggatggccaatctgccacagccttaaccttctcagggtccatgcgaacaccctcagtcgaaatgatgtgtcctagaaaagaaacagactgtgcatgaaaaacgcatttctccgccttgacaaaaagaccatcCTCTAACAGCCgctgaagcactcgtcgtacgtgttgcacgtgttcctggagagacgaagaaagaatcaatatgtcatccaggtaaacatatataaacagatcgaccatgtctcgtaaCACGTcgttaacgagtgcttgaaagactgccggcgagttggttagcccgaagggcatgacgcaatactcaaaatggcctctaggggtgttaaaggcagtcttccactcatccccctccctgatgcggaccaaatgataagtccaatttagtgaaaacggacgctccctggaacctctcaaaagctgaagacataagcggcaagggataggtattctttaccgttatgttgttcaaccctcggtagtcaatgcaaggtcgcaaggatccgtccttctttcccacaaaaaagaaccccgcccccgctggagaagaagaagggcagatgaaccccgttgctagagaactggatatatatttctccatggccgccgtctctggaatagacaaggaatataacttgcccttaggcggagaagtacctggcaataactctatcgcacagtcatagggacgatgaggaggaagagaatcagcccgagacttactgaacacctccttcaggtcgtggtactccgcgggcacgttagccaaatccactgcttccccctgaaacacagactcagaaacattaacaccagcagacaaaagacaagacaaatgacattcctcgctccagctaaccacagatccgagaCGCCAatcgatcctggggttgtgtttatggagccaggtgtgaccgagaacaatgggggatagaggtgagtccgtgatgaagAATGAAATCTCCTCCGTATGGTTACCAGCTGTGATGAGAGAAACCGGTagagtggtctgtgtgatgacaGGCAGTTtgtgtccgttgagtgcaaaaggtgcaatggggtgtttgagggaggtgagaggaatgttgagcttCCTAGCCAATTTGAAGTCCATGAAATTgccctcggccccagaatccaacaaagcgtgatgatTGAGTGCGTGGgtagaccaccgtagactcaccggaaggagtgtcgatgtagatgaggtcttcttggcagagatcccacccgatagtagcctcagttttactatcgggcttggtcttttaccggacagcgctggatgtgatgttcttggctgccacagtacaaacacagtcccagggatctccgcctgatcctctcctcccgggagagccgagctcgccccacctgcatgggttcaggatctccaggtgggctgaccgcaacttctgagcgctgacgctgagcctccggtctggtcgcgagaactgctctccccttCCGTCTGTCGGCTTGGTCGAGTCGGTTGTCTATCCTGATGGCGAAGTCAATAAGaccattgagagaagtggggagttcagcggcgcggatctcctgttggatgcggtcagccaacccatgcaggaagtgatcccactgcgcctcttcgttccacttacactccgccgccagggtgcggaactcgatcGCGTAGTCGGATACGGACCTGTcttcctgacgtaggtccgtgagaagtctagccgcctccctcccggcgacggagtggtcgaagacccgtctcatctcctccgaaagggtgtggaacgaggcacagcagctgtcttggttctcccacaccgccgtcccccagagggcagccctccccgtcagtagtgacaagacgaatgccaccttcatctCCTCGGTGGTAAACGTGCGGGGCTGTaaggcgaagtgcagagaacaatgtgacagaaatgatcgacaaaacttcggctcacccgcatatttctctggaatggggaggcgtggttcggactGGGAAATCcctccggagacgatcggcggtgtgggtggcgtgggaggcgcagcgggtggcggttgttgttgatgttgagcctggagagcgagctcggacaccttcgtcaccattgcttggaaagctcgacccatctcatctatcgccttgtcttggtgATCCATACGACCAACGGCTCTCTGCAGAATgtcctccagatgagatggggagcgattgcctgctgcttccatgatggtcagatcctactgtgacggctcgtaagagaggaggaagcaattgcaggtaattagaatggttatttattgatggtagaaaatacagcaaaaattaaAGATGAAGGCACTGTCCAGGATGTGGGCAATGGTGACGGAAGGTCtacagtggcgtgagaagtgctggatggtgaagtcggtggtgacggtgtagacggtcaatggatgaaaccagaatgagaccggaacactcacacgaagacgacaacacgaacacaatccagaacacgaacacgggagacggtaatccaacagaGAGGCTGcaacatgaatgaggatctgacaacagacagagagagaggtgagtatatgtagctgagtggggatgaggatcagctggagcgagacaatcaacacccaggtgacaacaatcaaccaaacgagcacatggagacaacgtgaGTACAAatacaaccacaaaacatgacacggaggaaacaatggatttcctaccgtgacagagatctgatttatttctataataagtGCTTGCGTAAGTTGTAATCTTTCCttgtcatatcttttacattttattaaaataggttcaactgattcaggaagatcacatttaacaaaaagtccagacacatgtttttcctcttataaataatgactgattaagtgcaatgGATTCAATTCTATGACGAGATCTTCCTTTCTACCCCCAAAATGCTCCTTGGATAGACATATCCActggtgaaaacagaaaataaatatgctgtctatccataggtgaaaatataaaataaataaatgtcaatccagaggtgagaactaaatatgctgtctatccagaggtgaaaatataaaataaatatgctgtctatccagaggtgagaataaatgactgcccactgctctgggtgtgggTTCACGgtatgtgtgtgcacttcagatgggttaaatgcaaagcacgaattctgagtatgggtcaccatacttggctgtatgtcacatcatttaaatgattaaaaaatgtattatagatAAAAAAGACTTAGATGTATTCTTGAcccaaatacatttttcacagaAAAAGAACGACAGTGGTCCTAAACAACAACCCTGAGGGACACCCCAAAGAAATGCATGAATTATGAGTTAGACATGTTCTTGATTGCtattgtgagattcacccaaatGCCTTTCTTTTAGAACAAGAATGAAAGCAATaaaattctgcaaaaaaaagagaaatgatatacaagtgctataacaagtctcagttagcttaaacgcagtacacaTTAGCacgttattatttattatttaataaataaaaagaaaaccgatagaatagaaaaggtacagagcaagctagtgttaaagGTCTTTTTTGCGTTTGTTATTTGCTTGACTTCAACTTCGTTCACTGCTTGTGTGTTGTGCCTTGCATCTGTCAGAGTGTTTGCTGATTTTCTGAACTTTGCCTTTCCCTGGTTTTGAAATGTAGCATCAGCAAAACCCTATTGATTTTCCCTATATAAAAAAGGATGGACGAATGAGCGTAAACTGTGCTTGAGGTTAGGGGTGGATTCACACACAAGACAAATATCACACTCGTGTTTCAGATCGATCTCAGTGTTTCAAACATTTCAAAGGTTGCCATTGTGGGCTTTTCAGTGAACCAATGAAGAAAATGTTTCTCAGATtacttttgttgtgtttgtggcATTTGATTGGTGAGTTTtaaaccttgtgttttttttttttttacggcttTAGTTGTTTTGCTACAGAATTATAGTTAAATTAGTCACATCAATTTAGTATTCACAAAAAACTCTAGTTATGTGACATGCTTTTAAAAACTACACAGATATGTAGTAGCTATTCAGctgtgtttttcttaaatatgatGACTTATTCTTCAGTGTTGGCTAATTTCCATCTCGTGAAGCCCTAGTTTAGACACTCAGACCTTGTGCTGTATTTTGAGAGCAGTAATGTGATGAAACTTTTGGTCAGAGAGGACATATACTGTCATGGAGCTGAGAGCAGTCCAGTGTTTTACATGCACTTCTTCAAATCAGCAGAAAGCAAAGAGACCAATATTGAAAACAATCATCTCCTGTCACTGATGCAACCTCCCTGAAATGAAATCGGCTctaaatgttctcatctgaagtATATGTTTTCTGTGTATGATGTTGTGTGGAGCTCAAATCAACTTTTATTCCAAATCACAAACATACAATTATTATGACACATACCGGCTTGCTTCCGTTGTGTCCCACAGCTGTGTTTGGTTTTAAAGAGAGGATCTCAGTGAACGAGGGAGAGTCGATCACTCTTAATTCTGGTCTCACTGAAATACAGACAGATAATGACATAGTGTGGACGTTTGGAAATTACAGGTCTGCCATAGCTATAATCAACAGAGTGACCAAAAGTATACTTGATAATCCTGAtgtgagattcagagacagactgaagctggatcatcagactggatctctgaccatcacagaaaGCAGAATAttagactctggactttatgaagaGACCGTCACCAACAGCAGCGATTTAGAGATTAAATACAATTCGATGTTCGATGTTTCTGTCTACGGTGAGTCACAATTACACTCATTTGTGCTACTAATACACATTTAGGGCAATGCAAAGACTTTTTACACTAACAAGAAAGTTTTACTTCTTTGTAACCATGACCTTAAGggaattttggtttctcagttcaaGACACACACATAACAGTCGGGTTCATCGATGTTTCACATTCAGTTTTCACTTCCACTTCATTCGTTTTATTTCGTATGTCAATGCCTCACTGAGTCTCAGTAAATGCATTCAGTCAGTGACTAATAAAATACTGTTACTCACTGTTCATTTATCCTCACATGTGCTTAcatgaataaacttattttagtgAAGGCTTTAATTATCGTATAACTATAAACTGTGAGAAACTCTGTGCACTACAGAAAGTTTTGTTGAGACCGATACAAAGAAGTCAGCGATGGAGGGAGATTCGGTCACTCTACACAGTGGTCGTACTTATCTGAATGATGACTGGATTCAGTGGTGGTTTATAAATAAAGACAAtttaatagctgaaatcaatATACCAGAGAGCAGATTCTCTGtgtatgatgatgttcttgatgggagattcagagacagactgaagctggattatcgaactggatctctgaccatcacaaacatcacaactcaacactgGAGAATATGAACTTGAGTACAACACTAGGAGCAGGCCTTCTTTTCATCTCGATGTCTACAGTGAGTTAATGATCATTTTCTTGTGTTCTATTAATTATTGCTGATAATAGAAGCACATCatatttagttgttgttttattcttttttttctttacaattatTCCACCTAAATTTGTTTAACTTTCTACCGTATATCAGATGTTGTGAAATGCTCTGCCTGAACATCTTCATTCATCCTCATTTCTCTTTATTCTCTCATGTTTCCAGCtcatcttcctgttcctgtcatcagcagaaacACTTCACAatgttcatcttcatcatcatcacagcagaattgttcactgctgtgttcagtggtgaatgtgggtcatgtgactctctcctggtacaaaggaaacagtttattgtccagcatcagtgtgtctgatctcagcatcagtctctctctacctctggaggtggaatatcaggagaaaaacagctacagctgtgtgatcaacaatcccatcacaaaccagaccacacatctggacatcactcaactctctcaaccatgttcaggtacagcagagctGATATTAGTTGATGTCGGCActgatattaatgtttattgactGAGCTGATCTGAGCTGATGTATTTATTCCTCAGATTTggtgaagctgtgatccgattggtcctctctgctcCGGTGGGTGCGGCTACTGTCCTTGTTCGTGACATCAGATCCAGGACTGAATAATATTAAGCACATATGACGATGTGATTTCAGTGATtgacatttaaataattgaatcTCCATTTATTTATAATGGCTTTATATATTCATCTCCTGGTATCAATGTTCATTTCCACTCTAAAAGAGGATTTCAAAAACGCTTGATTGCTTGTTAAACCTGTTGTGATCAGATTTTTTCACAGCTAATGTGTTGTGATGTTTGATGCATACTATGCATGATTCTTTTGTGATGTGCTGCCAGTTTAATATACCACAGAATGCTAATAACTGATCTTCATCACAGTCTGTGAATGTTTCTTGTTTCAGCAGTACATCCGCCAAGCCAAATGTCTCAGgtaatcaaatgtgattttttgaaaatgaacaatTGAATTTACAGTTTACTTAATGTTTTCGTTCATTTAAACTCAAACGTTTTGTTGTACAACACaagtaaacattataaatgtgattcACTGGTTTTTGAGTCAAAAGGACTTTGCAGTGGTTTTCCTCTCTTTTATCTGTACAGTAACGTGGTTTGATCTGTTAGGTAGATAAACAGCTTCTGCTGCATGTTAGTATGTGTTAATAGTTTGTGGGTGAAGCGGTTTTTCCCTTCTAGTACGATAAACTAGTGCATGTGCATGCTTTCACTGCGTGATTTAGCCTATTATCAGTGCCATTAAATCACCCTGAAATGACTTTGTCATATTAAATATGatcttttatatttaaacatatataaaactttttatttatatcatttgatAAGGAATATTATGTGAGCGACAGTGCTGTTTTCTTGAATATCAgcatgattgcaaatgtgatattaattTTATGCAACAGGAAGTTAACATCTTCGTATCAGTTTACAGTGAATCCAGTGAACTCCATCTCtgctgtgagtttaacatgcATTTGGGATACGCAACATGTCCCAGTTACACATTATTTCCATATTAGTGTAATTTCCAGCATTTTTCTGGACACAGGTTTGAGTCCACGTTAAATTCCAGGTACAAAGTGCAAAGACTTTTTTCTCTGTTCAAGTTGGCACTGAAAATGTGTTGTAGCTGTTAATTTTGGATTGCCAAAGTGGGAACCACTGTAGTCTTAGCGCTAGTTTGATAACGCGTTTGTAAGCTTTATAAACACTGAACACGTGCAAACATGCTTTTGGCTGAGCTAGGGTGTCCTTGTGTAACTTAGCCACTCTTCTGCTATTAATCTTCAATCAGGCCCAgaattaatgtgaaaatgtaagATCAGCAAAAGCTCGTTGATTTTCATGACGATAAAGGAGATGGACATGTGAGCGGAAACACTGACTGAGGTCACATCCAGATCACAGTTCAGTTGTGAGTGTTTTCAGACATTTTATGCATCACTGTTGTGGGTTTTTCAGAGAACCGATGAAGAACATGTTTCTCAGATTAGtcttgttctgtttgtgtttctggcgTCTGGATGGtgagtttgaaatgtgtttttatggctTCAGTTCTGGTTAATTATTAAAAGTACTTTAGTAAAGCTGCATTAAATCAAGATCGAGTGATTTTAAAGCTTTAATCTGTGATAAACTCTCCAGGTCAGTTGGATTATGTTATGACACCAGTGTtcgtgatggagggagattcagtcactctaaactctGGTCTTATTGAAATAATGGATGATGGTCTGATTCTGTGGGTTTGTTTAGATAAATTCActttaaatgctgaaataaataaaccgGCCGACAGAATCACTgtatatgatgatgttcttgatgggagattcagagacagactgaaggtggacaaacaaactggatctctgaccatcacaaacaccacaaCTGAAGATACTGGACTTTGTCGACTACACATCAACTGTATAATGAAGATTTTCTTTctcactgtctatggtgagttatataattgtttcaaatgttttattgtttaatcaTCACAAAGATACAAGTATTCATCCACACGCCATTTTGCttctgttgttgctgttgtttcgAATGTAAGCTTTGTTTACTAAAaccctgtttgtgtttgttcttcagcTGTGTTTGGTGATGAAaggaagtcagtgtcagtgaaggagggagattcagtcactctgaacTCTGGTCTTACTGAAATAAGAGAAGATGATGGTCCCATTCAGTGGATGTTTGTAGATGCTTTAATAGCTTTTATCTTAAAAGTGTCTAACGTCTACACTGTATTTGATGACAATGGGAAATTCAgcaacagactgaagctggatcatgaaactggatctctgaccatcacagacatcaAAATGAAACATACTGGACTTTATAAACTTCAGATCAACAGCGTGGTCAAGAGTTTCATTCTCACTGTCAAAGGTGGTAAATATGTGTTTCATCTGTTTGATTTTTTATTAGAGTCGATATCCTCGGTCTGCCACATTGAGCAGTTGTGCTTgtcttcctttctgtctttctccCATTTCACTTCATTTCTACTCTTTATACCATTCTGTATCAATGAAAGCAAAAAGGCaaaaaattaagtaataaaattaaaaatagcaaaCTATTTCAGTAAACCATATATAGAGTTATTTAAAGATCATAatctattttgtgtttgttttccagtCGTTGCAAATGCACGgatgtcagtgtcagtgatggagggaggtTCAGTCACTCTAAACGCTGGTCTTACTGAAATACAGACTGATGATCTGATTCAGTGGACATTTggaaataaaaacaccataatagcTGATGTATTGCCTGACAGATTCTCTGtgtatgatgatgttcttgatgggagattcagagacagactaaaGCTGGACAagcaaactggatctctgaccatcacagacaccagaactgaacatgctggactttataaactacgtGCCACGCGTATGAAGATAGATCTCACTCTTAAAGTCTACGGTGGGTTAAATATTCAGATTAGATAcacctttttttatgttttaatcccCACAGCATCCACACCCCatgttgtttctgtttgttcttcaggtgttACAGAtgcagtgaagtcagtgtcagctctggagggagattcagtcactctaaactctGATATTACTGAATTAGATGATGATTTGTTTCAGTGGGGGTTCATCAACTCTTTAATAGCTTATATCAATGTAACGGCTGACCACATTACTATATTTGCTTATaatgatgggagattcagagacagactgaagctggacaaacaAACTGGATCCCTGACCATCAAAGACATCAGAAATGcacactctggactttatgaactGCAGACCTTCAAAGTGACCAAATACTGGAAATTCAGtcttacagtctatggtgagtttAATTTGTTACAGCTTTAAAGTTGATTTGAAGAAGTATTATATCGTTCAGATGTTTTGCTCTTAAAATAACTAATTGATTTTTACATCAAAAGGATATAAAGTAGGTAGACATccaaaaggccctttttaccgcCACGGGTA
This DNA window, taken from Carassius auratus strain Wakin chromosome 22, ASM336829v1, whole genome shotgun sequence, encodes the following:
- the LOC113040759 gene encoding uncharacterized protein LOC113040759; translation: MTHTGLLPLCPTAVFGFKERISVNEGESITLNSGLTEIQTDNDIVWTFGNYRSAIAIINRVTKSILDNPDVRFRDRLKLDHQTGSLTITESRILDSGLYEETVTNSSDLEIKYNSMFDVSVYESFVETDTKKSAMEGDSVTLHSGRTYLNDDWIQWWFINKDNLIAEINIPESRFSVYDDVLDGRFRDRLKKLTSSYQFTVNPVNSISALDYVMTPVFVMEGDSVTLNSGLIEIMDDGLILWVCLDKFTLNAEINKPADRITVYDDVLDGRFRDRLKVDKQTGSLTITNTTTEDTGLCRLHINCIMKIFFLTVYAVFGDERKSVSVKEGDSVTLNSGLTEIREDDATD